The Candidatus Eisenbacteria bacterium genome contains a region encoding:
- the maf gene encoding septum formation protein Maf: MPDTRQLVLASSSLYRRRLLKRLEIPFRWAAPKFEERAPRAHEKPSAYTIEMSLGKAQSLIRRYPDALILGSDQVAVCADEILRKPRTVKRAVDQLLKLSGREHRLVGAVVLIDARSGRKWSSAVTSRLRIRPLTRRQARNYIERERPLDCAGSYKTEGLGITIFDSMRGDDPTALEGMSLISVCRFLREAGVDLLGKNHDG; encoded by the coding sequence ATGCCGGACACAAGGCAACTGGTCCTGGCTTCATCATCGCTTTATCGCCGCCGATTGCTGAAGCGCCTGGAGATCCCCTTCCGCTGGGCGGCGCCGAAATTTGAAGAACGAGCGCCACGCGCCCATGAAAAACCCTCCGCCTACACCATCGAGATGTCGCTTGGGAAGGCGCAAAGTCTTATCCGGCGATATCCAGATGCCTTGATTCTAGGATCGGATCAGGTCGCCGTCTGTGCAGATGAGATTCTGCGCAAGCCACGGACCGTCAAAAGGGCGGTGGACCAATTGTTGAAGCTTTCCGGCCGGGAACACCGGCTGGTCGGCGCGGTCGTCCTGATCGATGCAAGGAGCGGGCGGAAGTGGTCTTCCGCCGTGACGAGCCGGTTGCGGATCCGGCCGCTGACCCGGCGACAGGCGCGGAACTATATCGAGAGAGAACGACCCCTCGATTGCGCCGGGTCGTATAAAACCGAAGGGCTGGGTATCACAATCTTCGACTCTATGCGCGGTGATGACCCCACGGCATTGGAAGGGATGTCGCTGATCAGCGTGTGCCGGTTCCTGCGCGAAGCGGGGGTGGATCTGCTGGGGAAAAACCACGACGGATAA
- a CDS encoding PPC domain-containing protein yields the protein MRTGTILCAIAALALCAGMVAADPFNVEERPWTYPDGKFDGRDEYPEIEPNDTCPGTQVIACGDIITPAALDFGGDLDHFPFTLTGPTAVTLGTDDVDPGAPDGTDTYIELWSGDCLTYLAGDDDGGPGLYSLLNINLAAGDYVAMVRGYNSTSVGPYKLFFDCIGVEPPPENNDCGGAEEFQYFIERCTAGLIEGSTQFAMDTYNPAIPGPSCTGWSAAGTDVVYYMDLEAGDQVSMTYTQLEWDASFYIVTDCGNMNSCVAGADDNYNTGGPEVLAYTATTAGRYYVILDAYSAASGGPFTLNYTITCPEPTPTSKTTWGQIKSTY from the coding sequence ATGAGAACTGGCACAATACTCTGCGCCATCGCTGCGCTTGCGCTTTGTGCCGGGATGGTTGCGGCTGATCCTTTTAATGTAGAGGAGAGGCCGTGGACCTATCCGGATGGGAAGTTTGATGGGCGGGATGAGTACCCCGAGATCGAACCTAATGATACATGTCCCGGAACCCAGGTCATCGCTTGCGGTGATATCATCACCCCTGCAGCCCTGGATTTCGGCGGCGATCTTGATCATTTCCCATTCACGCTCACCGGTCCCACGGCAGTTACGCTTGGCACCGATGACGTCGATCCCGGCGCACCGGATGGCACGGACACCTACATCGAACTATGGTCAGGCGATTGCTTGACCTATCTTGCGGGTGACGATGATGGCGGCCCCGGACTTTATTCATTGCTGAATATAAACCTCGCAGCAGGGGATTATGTGGCGATGGTCCGTGGCTACAACAGTACATCGGTGGGCCCCTACAAACTTTTCTTTGATTGCATTGGCGTTGAGCCCCCGCCGGAGAACAACGACTGTGGCGGAGCGGAAGAATTCCAATACTTCATCGAACGGTGCACAGCGGGTCTGATTGAAGGCAGCACCCAATTTGCCATGGATACTTACAATCCAGCTATCCCCGGCCCCAGCTGTACAGGCTGGTCCGCCGCCGGGACAGATGTCGTGTATTACATGGATCTCGAGGCGGGTGACCAGGTCTCCATGACCTACACACAACTCGAGTGGGATGCCTCCTTCTATATCGTCACCGATTGCGGCAACATGAACAGCTGTGTCGCCGGCGCAGATGACAACTACAACACGGGTGGCCCCGAGGTGCTTGCTTACACAGCGACCACTGCCGGGCGTTACTATGTGATTCTGGATGCCTACAGCGCTGCTTCGGGTGGTCCTTTTACGCTGAACTACACAATCACCTGTCCGGAACCGACGCCGACGTCGAAAACGACATGGGGACAGATTAAGAGCACATACTAA
- a CDS encoding DVUA0089 family protein — protein MKIGTILCAIAALALCAGMVSADPFHVEEKAWSYPDGMFDGRDEYAEVEPNDTCPGTQTIVCGDVITPAALDPSGDHDHFPFTLAGPMTVTLGTDDIDPGAPDGTDTYIELWSGDCLTYLAGDDDGGPGLYSLLITDLPAGDYAAMVRGYGDSATGPYKMFFDCAGVQPPPENDTCAGAEEFGYFIERCTTGQVAGSTATAFNDYNPGVPGPSCTGYSANGRDVVYYMDLETGDQVHLVYTGTGYDASFYVVTDCSDMTSCVVGADDPEVINWVCTATGRYYIILDAYPTDIGGDWTLAYTITCPEPTPANSTTWGQIKSTY, from the coding sequence ATGAAAATTGGCACAATACTCTGCGCCATCGCGGCGCTTGCACTTTGTGCGGGTATGGTCTCAGCCGATCCCTTCCACGTGGAGGAGAAGGCCTGGTCATATCCTGATGGGATGTTTGATGGGCGGGATGAGTACGCAGAAGTTGAGCCGAATGATACATGCCCCGGAACCCAGACCATCGTTTGTGGTGATGTCATCACTCCGGCGGCCCTGGATCCTTCCGGCGATCATGATCATTTCCCGTTCACCCTTGCTGGTCCGATGACGGTCACATTGGGCACGGATGACATTGATCCGGGCGCTCCCGATGGCACCGACACCTATATCGAGCTGTGGTCCGGCGACTGCTTGACCTATCTCGCGGGTGACGATGACGGCGGCCCTGGGCTCTATTCACTGTTGATTACCGACCTACCGGCCGGTGATTACGCAGCGATGGTCCGTGGCTATGGTGATAGCGCCACAGGTCCGTACAAGATGTTCTTCGATTGCGCCGGCGTCCAGCCTCCGCCAGAGAACGACACTTGTGCGGGTGCCGAGGAATTTGGTTACTTCATCGAGCGCTGCACAACTGGTCAAGTGGCTGGTTCAACAGCGACCGCTTTCAACGACTACAACCCTGGCGTTCCCGGCCCTAGCTGTACAGGCTATTCCGCCAACGGTAGAGATGTCGTTTATTATATGGATCTCGAGACAGGTGACCAGGTCCACTTGGTTTACACCGGAACCGGCTATGATGCATCGTTCTATGTCGTTACGGATTGCAGTGATATGACCAGCTGCGTTGTTGGCGCGGATGATCCTGAAGTCATCAACTGGGTCTGCACAGCGACGGGTCGTTACTACATTATCCTTGACGCGTATCCGACCGATATCGGTGGCGACTGGACACTTGCTTACACCATTACGTGCCCTGAGCCGACACCAGCCAACAGCACAACATGGGGACAGATTAAGAGCACCTATTAA